A window from Marinagarivorans cellulosilyticus encodes these proteins:
- the darT gene encoding DUF4433 domain-containing protein: MCAMPVPVRLFHITAIDNLAAIFSESALLCKTLSDTKGLGYHNIAHAGAQGTRAGKAVIDPPGGGIHDYVPFYFAPRSPMLSAIHHKQVAGCPYRQADIVYFELLVRQVVQKGAEFVFYDRNATKNYSVAYTDPHQLKNAIDWELLTEPPTLDGFCKFFHDRHEPAKYLDRREKRQAEFLIKDSVPVSWFTRLGVIDNHKASIVQQMANEHGVNLAVDVMPDWYF; the protein is encoded by the coding sequence ATGTGTGCTATGCCCGTACCCGTTCGCTTATTTCATATAACAGCGATAGATAATCTAGCCGCTATTTTTAGCGAATCAGCATTACTTTGCAAAACGCTCTCTGACACTAAAGGGTTGGGCTACCACAATATTGCCCACGCAGGAGCGCAGGGCACACGGGCGGGCAAAGCCGTTATCGACCCTCCTGGGGGCGGTATTCACGATTATGTGCCCTTCTACTTTGCTCCACGCTCACCCATGTTAAGTGCCATTCACCATAAACAAGTTGCTGGCTGCCCTTATCGCCAAGCCGACATTGTGTATTTCGAGCTGTTAGTGCGGCAGGTGGTACAAAAAGGGGCGGAGTTTGTGTTTTATGACCGCAATGCCACAAAAAATTATAGCGTTGCCTATACCGACCCACACCAGCTAAAGAACGCCATTGATTGGGAGCTACTCACTGAGCCGCCAACTCTAGACGGCTTCTGTAAGTTCTTTCATGATCGCCATGAGCCAGCCAAGTACTTGGACCGCCGAGAGAAGCGCCAAGCAGAATTCCTTATAAAAGATTCGGTTCCGGTTAGTTGGTTTACCCGCTTAGGGGTGATAGATAACCATAAAGCGAGCATTGTGCAGCAAATGGCCAACGAGCATGGCGTCAACCTAGCAGTAGATGTAATGCCTGATTGGTATTTTTAA
- the darG gene encoding macro domain-containing protein, whose translation MTIVSTSGDLLKQQDVDAIINTVNCVGVMGKGIALQFKKKWPANFKAYVAACKAGQVKLGSMFVHDLGSLATPRFIINFPTKGHWRSPSKVEDIQSGLEDLLKAIQEHPIRSIAMPPLGCGNGGLAWRDVRPLIEQAFAEEPDIEVRLFEPQNNTAPTHLEVNTSTPKMTPGRAAILALLETYQARNYGLSKIEVQKLAYFLQEAGENLQLPFVKHKFGPYADNLRHALDRMDGHYIHGVGDGVVESEITPDENALREAKRFLGSSESQIIERTRRVADLIEGYQSPFGMELLASVHWVATREDATNTDEALAKVQSWNPRKKQLMKQPHVNAAWQQLESLGWLVH comes from the coding sequence ATGACGATAGTTTCGACCAGTGGTGATTTACTCAAGCAACAAGATGTTGATGCCATCATCAATACGGTTAACTGTGTCGGTGTGATGGGCAAAGGCATTGCCCTGCAGTTTAAAAAGAAGTGGCCTGCCAATTTCAAAGCCTATGTAGCGGCCTGTAAAGCTGGACAAGTGAAGCTTGGCTCCATGTTTGTTCATGATTTAGGTAGCCTTGCCACCCCACGTTTTATTATCAACTTCCCCACTAAAGGGCATTGGCGCAGCCCATCTAAGGTTGAGGACATCCAATCAGGCCTGGAAGATCTACTTAAAGCTATACAAGAGCACCCCATTCGTTCAATCGCCATGCCGCCGCTGGGTTGTGGTAACGGTGGCTTGGCATGGCGGGACGTTCGACCACTGATTGAGCAAGCGTTTGCTGAAGAGCCTGATATTGAAGTTAGGCTGTTTGAGCCTCAAAACAATACAGCCCCTACACATTTAGAGGTGAATACTTCAACACCTAAAATGACACCCGGACGAGCGGCCATATTGGCACTGCTTGAAACCTACCAAGCACGTAACTATGGGCTATCTAAAATTGAGGTTCAGAAGCTAGCTTACTTTTTACAAGAAGCCGGTGAAAACCTTCAGCTGCCGTTTGTTAAACATAAGTTTGGCCCCTACGCGGACAACCTGCGCCATGCACTGGATAGAATGGATGGCCACTATATTCACGGGGTTGGTGATGGTGTTGTTGAGTCCGAAATTACACCGGATGAAAACGCTCTGCGCGAAGCGAAGCGTTTCTTGGGTAGTTCTGAGTCGCAAATTATTGAGCGAACCCGTAGAGTCGCTGATTTGATTGAAGGCTACCAGTCGCCTTTTGGGATGGAACTACTCGCCAGCGTGCATTGGGTCGCTACCCGTGAGGATGCTACCAATACTGACGAAGCCTTAGCCAAAGTACAGTCCTGGAACCCTCGTAAAAAGCAGTTAATGAAACAACCCCATGTTAATGCCGCCTGGCAGCAGCTGGAGTCATTGGGGTGGTTAGTCCACTAA
- a CDS encoding transposase codes for MTDLVNTIFSLMPSINKPQRVFMTGLLATLVVFHGRATFRNMSRYSDMSEKRFARWYRRDFPFAQFNTELLLHSLGRSQENIAAIDASFMNKSGKKTEGLGWFYNGAQGASERGLETSLISTVNIKSHTAYSIDARQTIDAEGKTRADLYADHVADMADELKRLEIQYLAADSFYSKYKFVNRIVNTGLHMVGKLRVDANLKWLYRGKYSGCGRPKQYDGKINFENDLSRFQYIGSYENSTEIYSTIAYSVSLKREVRVVLLRSSGSAASTRAILFSTDKNLDALRLLSYYRARFQIEFLFRDAKQYTGLTHCQSRRSEAINNQVNASLTALNLLKIEDRDKKQTAEKSVISIASWKRRKSNQHLLLRVFERLGVNLKSIKVFNAYEELSDYGLIAS; via the coding sequence GTTTAATGCCTAGCATCAATAAGCCTCAACGTGTATTTATGACCGGCCTGCTCGCCACATTGGTTGTATTTCACGGTCGGGCGACATTCAGAAATATGAGTCGCTATAGCGATATGAGTGAGAAGCGATTCGCACGCTGGTATCGACGTGATTTTCCATTTGCGCAATTCAACACAGAGCTACTCTTGCATTCATTGGGGCGATCGCAGGAAAATATTGCAGCCATTGACGCGAGCTTCATGAACAAGTCAGGTAAAAAGACAGAGGGGCTAGGGTGGTTTTATAACGGTGCCCAAGGTGCTAGTGAACGAGGACTAGAAACGTCACTCATTAGCACAGTGAATATTAAAAGCCATACGGCTTACTCGATTGATGCGCGGCAAACCATCGATGCAGAAGGTAAAACACGCGCCGATCTTTATGCTGATCATGTTGCCGACATGGCGGATGAATTGAAGCGTTTAGAGATTCAGTATCTAGCCGCTGATTCATTTTATAGCAAGTATAAATTTGTGAACAGGATTGTGAATACAGGGCTGCACATGGTCGGCAAGCTACGAGTCGATGCAAATTTAAAATGGCTTTATCGGGGAAAGTACTCGGGCTGCGGGCGCCCCAAACAATACGACGGGAAAATCAATTTTGAAAATGATCTATCGCGCTTTCAGTACATTGGATCCTATGAAAATAGCACTGAAATATACAGCACCATCGCGTATAGCGTTTCATTGAAGCGTGAGGTACGTGTAGTGCTTCTTCGATCGTCGGGCTCAGCCGCATCGACAAGAGCGATATTGTTCTCGACAGATAAAAATTTAGACGCACTGAGATTATTATCGTATTACAGGGCTCGATTTCAAATCGAATTTTTATTCAGGGATGCTAAACAATACACCGGCTTGACACATTGCCAATCACGCCGTTCGGAGGCCATCAATAATCAGGTCAATGCGTCATTAACGGCCCTAAATCTATTAAAAATTGAGGATAGAGATAAAAAACAAACGGCTGAGAAATCGGTCATATCGATAGCGAGCTGGAAGCGACGAAAGTCCAACCAGCATCTGCTCTTAAGAGTTTTTGAGAGGTTAGGTGTAAACCTGAAATCGATTAAAGTATTTAATGCATACGAGGAGCTGAGTGATTACGGGCTTATAGCCTCATAA
- a CDS encoding SDR family oxidoreductase: MTIETNNIIALITGANRGVGKAITEGLLDAGAKKVYTAVRNLSSLEALQEKYGDRIVPVEFDLSRKETIDKAVDVATDVNLVVSNAGVVHLSSPLDDNALEGLKIQMEGNVYPLINLAQAFGPILKNNGGGAFVQMNSLASIKNFLPFTGYSASKAAAYSVTQGLREAWTEQGTQVISVIAGPLKTGMADSAGMGDGAPPPSLVADGVLAALKSGDFFVYPDPMAQQVAEVYRPYAQNVLEIVQ, from the coding sequence ATGACTATTGAAACAAACAACATTATTGCATTGATTACCGGCGCTAACAGAGGTGTTGGCAAAGCCATCACTGAGGGCTTGTTAGACGCTGGAGCTAAAAAGGTCTACACGGCTGTTCGTAACCTTTCATCCCTGGAAGCACTACAGGAAAAATACGGAGATCGTATTGTACCCGTTGAATTTGACCTTTCACGCAAAGAAACAATTGATAAAGCTGTTGACGTTGCGACGGACGTAAATCTGGTCGTTTCCAATGCAGGGGTTGTGCACTTGTCTTCACCTCTGGATGACAATGCGCTTGAAGGATTAAAAATACAAATGGAAGGGAATGTATATCCACTTATCAACCTTGCACAAGCCTTTGGCCCTATTCTAAAAAATAATGGTGGCGGTGCTTTTGTACAAATGAACTCACTGGCGTCCATCAAAAACTTTTTACCGTTCACGGGGTATTCAGCCTCTAAAGCAGCTGCATATTCAGTGACACAAGGTTTACGAGAAGCATGGACAGAGCAAGGCACTCAAGTTATCAGTGTTATTGCAGGCCCACTTAAAACCGGTATGGCTGACTCTGCCGGTATGGGTGATGGTGCGCCACCACCAAGTCTGGTTGCTGACGGTGTTCTTGCAGCACTTAAGTCAGGGGATTTCTTTGTTTATCCCGATCCTATGGCCCAACAAGTAGCAGAAGTCTATCGACCTTATGCTCAAAACGTGTTGGAAATTGTTCAGTAA
- a CDS encoding TetR/AcrR family transcriptional regulator: MPWEKTFDLDDAIDRATDVFWAKGYEATSLADLLKAIGINKGSFYNAFGSKKKIFMQSLLKYEREQRRDTLAELASLKDPVSAINKLFDALIEQSLTDKDKKGCFLVNTALDLPNHDSDIEKAVKKGLKDTESFFEQQITLGIQTGAIPEHVDPEVDAKGLLTLLVGLRVLARGVFDQNSLSAIKTQAIGLIQ, from the coding sequence GTGCCTTGGGAAAAAACCTTTGATCTCGATGATGCCATAGATCGTGCGACTGACGTATTCTGGGCGAAAGGGTATGAGGCCACATCTCTTGCTGATTTACTTAAAGCCATTGGTATCAATAAAGGGAGTTTCTATAATGCATTTGGCAGCAAGAAAAAAATCTTTATGCAAAGCTTGTTGAAATACGAGCGTGAACAGCGTCGCGATACCCTTGCTGAATTAGCATCATTGAAAGATCCTGTATCGGCGATTAACAAACTTTTTGATGCGTTGATAGAGCAAAGTCTGACAGACAAAGACAAAAAAGGCTGCTTTTTGGTGAATACCGCTTTGGATTTACCTAATCATGATAGCGATATTGAGAAGGCAGTTAAAAAAGGACTAAAGGACACAGAATCTTTTTTTGAACAACAAATTACTTTAGGCATTCAAACAGGCGCTATCCCTGAACATGTCGATCCAGAAGTGGACGCTAAAGGACTTTTAACGCTTCTCGTTGGTCTTCGCGTACTTGCGAGGGGTGTATTCGACCAAAACAGTCTCTCAGCGATCAAAACGCAAGCTATCGGCCTTATTCAATAA
- a CDS encoding carboxymuconolactone decarboxylase family protein: MTSFTTHTIESAPEASKQYLQDAKNAYSFVPNLLGTMAESPALLEGYMSLAGIFDKTNLSETERQIILMTNNRLNGCIYCMAAHTSISQMAGVKADVIEALRNNTPIADAKLEALRTFAAVINESRGWPTEAQVNAFLDAGYTQQNVLEVILGTSLKVMSNYTNHVAETTVDAAFAPNAWSPKSENAA, translated from the coding sequence ATGACCTCTTTCACAACACATACTATTGAATCTGCACCTGAAGCCTCAAAGCAATATCTACAGGACGCCAAGAATGCGTACAGCTTTGTCCCTAATCTACTCGGAACAATGGCCGAATCTCCCGCCTTACTTGAGGGCTATATGTCACTCGCAGGCATTTTCGACAAAACCAACCTTTCTGAAACCGAACGTCAAATAATTTTAATGACCAACAACCGATTAAACGGTTGCATTTACTGTATGGCGGCTCATACATCTATTTCCCAAATGGCAGGCGTTAAAGCCGATGTGATTGAAGCACTGCGTAACAACACACCCATTGCCGATGCAAAACTCGAAGCGCTACGCACCTTTGCTGCGGTAATTAATGAAAGCCGAGGCTGGCCAACAGAAGCTCAAGTGAACGCTTTTCTTGATGCGGGCTATACACAGCAAAATGTACTTGAAGTAATTCTGGGTACAAGTCTCAAAGTCATGTCCAACTACACCAATCATGTGGCGGAAACGACTGTCGATGCCGCTTTTGCACCGAATGCATGGTCGCCAAAAAGCGAAAACGCAGCTTAA
- a CDS encoding carnosine N-methyltransferase family protein: MLRQPPHHLLACPTCQADTNNGFTPEQQNCTACGQQFFDLQGMPCWFDVGLAQQQLWESLYALAIKSGQNNLERNRQRNLSDMLPSSVKRIHNMDAVNNSIVEAMDVLLNDMGLNKTVHPEFANYDPSRMLQYFELLLRDWAWDGAQHQAESENARELERISAAHKAIDKPLGDTWVIGAGAGRLSADIHHHLKPSHTIALDTNPVLISCAHRLVAQQKPWQLPEIHPGPQLGIPLTKVWPMNAPSYTNMDTWYAVAGNAWRPPLKQHSFDTLITPWFMDVNGREVRDLIGQVQKYLKPGGVWINTGPLLYGPDITDMHRYSHEEIIELLEVAGFEVIYQNKVQSPYLDTPLSEEKRIEQIWTFAAVAPSEFPPTYADINPPAWIVLPHLPIPTNQTFNTHGNPVLEHLVAQVNGTTCINDIADIMRPNLGEDKNPLEVVRGAFLEYLLK, translated from the coding sequence ATGCTCCGCCAGCCACCACACCACCTACTTGCCTGCCCCACCTGCCAAGCCGATACCAATAACGGCTTTACCCCAGAGCAACAAAACTGCACAGCTTGCGGGCAGCAATTTTTTGATTTACAGGGCATGCCCTGCTGGTTTGACGTAGGCCTTGCCCAGCAGCAGCTATGGGAAAGCCTGTATGCACTCGCCATAAAAAGCGGCCAAAATAACCTAGAGCGCAACCGCCAGCGCAACCTTAGCGATATGCTACCCAGCAGCGTTAAGCGCATTCACAATATGGATGCCGTTAATAACAGCATTGTTGAAGCCATGGATGTATTGCTCAACGATATGGGGCTGAATAAAACCGTGCACCCCGAGTTTGCCAATTACGACCCTTCGCGCATGCTGCAATACTTTGAATTACTGCTGCGCGACTGGGCTTGGGACGGCGCGCAACACCAAGCCGAAAGCGAGAATGCCCGCGAGCTAGAGCGTATAAGCGCCGCCCATAAAGCCATAGATAAACCCTTAGGCGATACCTGGGTAATTGGCGCCGGCGCTGGCCGCTTAAGTGCGGACATCCATCACCACCTTAAACCCAGCCATACCATAGCGCTGGATACCAACCCCGTACTTATTAGCTGCGCCCACCGCTTGGTTGCGCAACAAAAACCCTGGCAACTGCCCGAAATTCACCCCGGGCCGCAGCTGGGCATACCACTCACCAAAGTCTGGCCGATGAATGCCCCCAGCTATACCAACATGGATACTTGGTACGCCGTAGCCGGCAACGCGTGGCGGCCACCGCTTAAACAACACAGCTTCGATACCCTCATCACCCCTTGGTTTATGGATGTGAATGGCCGCGAGGTGCGCGATTTAATTGGCCAAGTACAAAAATACCTAAAACCCGGCGGGGTGTGGATAAACACCGGGCCACTGTTATACGGGCCAGACATTACCGACATGCACCGCTACAGCCACGAGGAAATAATCGAGTTGCTAGAAGTGGCCGGCTTTGAGGTAATTTACCAAAATAAAGTGCAAAGCCCGTATTTAGATACACCACTTTCCGAAGAAAAACGCATCGAGCAAATTTGGACCTTTGCCGCCGTAGCCCCTAGCGAATTCCCGCCCACCTATGCCGATATAAACCCACCGGCATGGATTGTATTACCCCACCTACCCATCCCCACAAACCAAACCTTCAACACCCACGGCAACCCCGTGCTGGAACATTTAGTAGCGCAAGTAAATGGCACAACCTGCATTAACGACATCGCCGATATTATGCGGCCAAACCTTGGCGAGGATAAGAATCCGCTGGAGGTGGTGCGGGGGGCGTTTTTGGAGTATTTGTTGAAGTAA
- a CDS encoding thioredoxin family protein translates to MLLNTPICDFGWKAPDFTLKDPDDNSYTLSEQLGDKGLLIAFICNHCPYVQAIADRFVDDVKELQAQGINVLAVMSNDYRYVEIDSPPFMKRYAKEKGFTFPYLVDEDQSVGRAYNAVCTPDFFGFNKYGELQYRGRIDDAAMGNPSNRTKELVNAMKQISQTRKGPEHQTASMGCSIKWS, encoded by the coding sequence ATGTTACTGAATACACCTATTTGTGACTTCGGGTGGAAAGCACCCGATTTCACACTTAAAGACCCAGATGACAACAGTTACACCCTATCTGAACAACTCGGTGACAAAGGCTTGTTGATTGCGTTTATTTGTAATCACTGTCCTTATGTGCAAGCTATAGCAGATCGATTTGTTGATGATGTCAAAGAGCTTCAGGCACAAGGTATCAATGTACTGGCCGTCATGTCCAATGATTACCGCTATGTTGAAATTGATAGTCCACCCTTTATGAAACGCTATGCGAAAGAAAAAGGGTTTACTTTCCCTTACTTAGTCGATGAAGATCAATCGGTAGGACGTGCTTACAATGCTGTTTGCACCCCTGACTTTTTTGGCTTTAACAAATATGGGGAGCTGCAATATCGAGGCCGTATTGATGATGCAGCTATGGGTAATCCAAGCAATCGTACTAAAGAGCTGGTCAACGCAATGAAACAAATTTCGCAAACCAGAAAAGGCCCCGAACATCAAACCGCGAGCATGGGTTGCTCGATCAAGTGGAGCTAA
- a CDS encoding haloalkane dehalogenase has product MLLSLLKKSVVTVAAIAVSTTAIHAQETNPYEGFKVPPLEVSSEFKYEHKFTNILGSKIAYVDHGKGDPILFLHGQPTSSYLWRNIMPFMEGKGRLIAPDNIGFGKSDQPDLDYTFGDHYRYFEAFVKKLKLKNITLVVHDWGSGLGLHYAAQNPGNVKAIVTMESIIAPLIPATSYDAMPADLGNFFRTVRDPKKGRKLLIEDNYFVEGALPGFIVRPLAKEAHDVYRAPFRTEKSRIQVNQWPNEMPIGKVPQATHDIVTNYNAWLERTNTPWLFLYATPGALNTPEAADYWTKRAKNIETVYIGHGLHYVQEDQPFAIGRAIADWYRRLDK; this is encoded by the coding sequence ATGTTACTTTCACTTTTAAAAAAATCAGTAGTTACCGTAGCAGCTATTGCCGTTTCAACAACAGCAATACACGCTCAAGAAACAAATCCGTATGAAGGTTTTAAAGTACCACCTTTAGAAGTTTCATCTGAATTTAAGTATGAGCACAAGTTCACTAACATTCTGGGTTCTAAAATAGCTTATGTTGATCACGGCAAGGGCGATCCCATTCTTTTCTTGCATGGCCAACCGACCTCTTCTTATTTGTGGCGTAACATCATGCCGTTTATGGAAGGTAAAGGCCGCTTGATTGCGCCCGACAATATCGGTTTTGGAAAATCCGATCAGCCAGATCTTGATTATACCTTTGGTGATCACTACCGATATTTTGAAGCCTTTGTTAAAAAACTAAAGCTGAAAAATATTACGCTGGTGGTTCACGATTGGGGTTCTGGGTTGGGGTTGCATTACGCGGCACAAAATCCAGGCAATGTAAAAGCGATTGTGACAATGGAATCGATCATTGCGCCATTGATTCCTGCGACAAGTTATGACGCTATGCCTGCTGATTTAGGAAATTTCTTCCGTACTGTTCGGGATCCAAAGAAAGGCCGTAAATTGCTTATCGAAGATAACTATTTTGTCGAAGGTGCATTGCCCGGTTTTATCGTTCGCCCACTAGCGAAAGAAGCCCATGATGTTTATCGCGCTCCCTTCAGAACAGAGAAATCACGGATTCAGGTTAATCAATGGCCCAATGAAATGCCTATCGGCAAAGTGCCGCAAGCCACTCACGATATTGTGACAAACTATAACGCCTGGTTAGAACGCACTAATACGCCTTGGTTATTTCTTTATGCAACACCAGGTGCTCTGAATACACCGGAAGCGGCGGATTACTGGACGAAACGCGCAAAGAATATCGAGACCGTCTATATCGGACATGGCCTTCATTATGTACAGGAAGATCAACCCTTCGCTATCGGACGGGCTATTGCTGACTGGTATCGTCGTTTGGACAAGTAA
- a CDS encoding glutathione S-transferase family protein: MADIDLYTWATPNGWKASATLEELALPYNLKPIDINAGIQKDPSYIAINPNGRIPAIVDHSAGGFAIFESGAIMIYLAEKTGKLLPTDAKGRSRVIQWLMFQMGGLGPMQGQANVFYRYFPEKIPAAIERYQKETRRLYEVLNTQLKDSEYLAGDFSIADIANWSWTRIHNWAGVSIDELPHLQRWLDQLEARPALIRGAAIPDPTDYNKPAKTDEEKVSGIQSILTK; the protein is encoded by the coding sequence ATGGCTGACATCGATTTATATACCTGGGCAACGCCCAATGGCTGGAAGGCATCGGCAACACTTGAAGAGCTTGCACTGCCTTACAACTTAAAACCGATTGATATTAACGCTGGCATTCAGAAAGACCCAAGCTATATCGCCATCAATCCCAATGGCCGTATACCGGCCATTGTGGATCACAGTGCAGGTGGTTTTGCTATCTTTGAATCCGGCGCGATTATGATTTATCTCGCAGAAAAAACGGGAAAACTTTTGCCAACGGACGCTAAGGGGCGTTCGCGAGTCATCCAGTGGTTGATGTTTCAAATGGGTGGACTTGGGCCAATGCAGGGGCAGGCAAATGTGTTTTATCGTTATTTCCCCGAAAAAATACCGGCAGCGATTGAACGTTATCAGAAAGAAACTCGCCGACTTTACGAGGTGTTAAATACGCAACTTAAAGACAGCGAGTATTTAGCGGGTGATTTTTCGATAGCCGATATTGCTAACTGGAGCTGGACACGCATTCATAACTGGGCCGGTGTCTCTATTGATGAATTGCCGCATTTACAACGGTGGTTAGATCAACTGGAAGCTCGCCCAGCGTTAATTCGAGGTGCCGCCATTCCAGACCCAACAGACTACAACAAACCAGCCAAAACGGATGAAGAAAAGGTTTCAGGCATTCAAAGTATTCTGACGAAGTAA